From Maritimibacter sp. DP1N21-5, a single genomic window includes:
- a CDS encoding FCD domain-containing protein, translating into MFRVSVSSPLLGGYDEPETLRYEINSDVPRVLTGDNQLYDQNVRYRHLSGSKAYPSRDIDAEHNAITDAVLERNADLSVELLMSHYSTTGNFLKEKLAPEYKA; encoded by the coding sequence GTGTTCCGGGTTTCTGTCTCATCTCCACTCCTTGGCGGTTATGATGAGCCAGAAACCCTCCGTTACGAAATCAATTCAGATGTCCCAAGGGTGCTGACGGGAGACAATCAGCTGTATGATCAGAATGTCCGTTACCGCCACCTGTCGGGTTCAAAGGCATACCCTTCACGCGACATCGATGCCGAGCACAATGCTATTACAGATGCGGTGCTCGAACGGAACGCCGACCTTTCTGTGGAACTTCTGATGTCGCACTACTCAACCACCGGCAACTTCCTCAAGGAAAAGCTGGCGCCGGAGTACAAGGCCTGA
- a CDS encoding AMP-binding protein, with product MNPAHWLDRTARLNPEAPAIFEGTQLVCDYATFARQAASLARALVRDYAIQPGDRVAIFMKNRPEYLVVLYAIWWAGAVAVPINAKLHPQEAAWMLDDCGARVLVGDGDTVIPTLGHVTGSKITGLDVTGTDYRDHLSRTPVSGPVDRCVGDLSWLFYTSGTTGRPKGAMISCGNILAMTQTYLVDVDQVETGEAILYAAPMSHGAGLYNFIHVLRAGRHVLPASGGFDPDEIAQLAPVFGSVSLFAAPTMVRRLVSQAAISGYDGTGLKTVIYGGGPMYTADIEEAVEVLGARFVQIYGQGECPMTITVLPRETVADRTHPRWRERLGSVGVAQSSVSVRVVDEFGAPLSAGHVGGVEVKGAPVMLGYWENPDATKSAIRDGWLATGDRGELDEDGYLTLKDRSRDVIISGGSNIYPREVEEVLLRHPSVSEVSVIGVPDAEWGEIVVAYIVPVAGRIVEQASLDTHCLASLARFKRPKRYIALSELPKNAYGKVLKTTLRARK from the coding sequence ATGAACCCTGCACACTGGCTCGACCGCACAGCACGCCTGAACCCCGAAGCCCCCGCCATTTTCGAGGGCACCCAGCTTGTCTGTGACTACGCCACTTTCGCGAGGCAGGCCGCATCACTCGCCCGTGCCTTGGTCCGGGACTATGCAATCCAACCCGGCGACCGCGTCGCCATTTTCATGAAGAACCGGCCCGAATACCTTGTGGTGCTCTATGCCATATGGTGGGCCGGCGCGGTCGCGGTTCCCATCAATGCCAAGCTCCACCCGCAAGAGGCCGCCTGGATGCTGGACGACTGCGGCGCCAGGGTTCTGGTCGGAGACGGCGACACCGTGATCCCGACGCTCGGCCATGTCACAGGGTCGAAAATCACCGGGCTCGACGTGACGGGCACGGACTATCGCGACCATCTGTCGAGAACACCTGTGTCCGGCCCGGTTGACAGATGCGTCGGCGATCTTTCCTGGCTGTTCTATACCTCGGGCACCACCGGCCGACCAAAGGGCGCGATGATCAGCTGTGGCAACATCCTTGCCATGACCCAGACCTATCTCGTCGATGTCGATCAGGTGGAGACGGGCGAGGCGATCCTTTACGCCGCGCCGATGTCTCATGGCGCAGGGCTTTACAACTTCATCCATGTCCTGCGGGCGGGTCGGCACGTCCTGCCCGCTTCGGGGGGCTTCGACCCCGATGAGATCGCGCAACTCGCGCCCGTCTTCGGCTCCGTCAGCCTCTTCGCAGCGCCGACGATGGTGCGCCGACTGGTCTCGCAGGCGGCAATCTCGGGATACGACGGCACCGGTCTCAAGACAGTGATCTATGGTGGCGGCCCGATGTATACGGCCGACATCGAGGAGGCGGTGGAGGTTCTTGGAGCAAGGTTCGTACAGATCTACGGTCAGGGAGAATGCCCTATGACCATTACGGTTCTGCCGCGCGAGACCGTTGCTGACCGCACCCACCCCCGATGGCGTGAACGCCTGGGTTCGGTCGGTGTCGCGCAATCCTCGGTCTCGGTCCGCGTGGTCGACGAGTTTGGCGCGCCGCTGTCCGCCGGACATGTCGGCGGAGTCGAGGTCAAGGGCGCCCCGGTCATGCTTGGCTACTGGGAGAACCCCGACGCGACCAAATCTGCGATCCGGGATGGCTGGCTCGCGACCGGGGACAGGGGCGAATTGGACGAGGATGGCTACCTCACCCTCAAGGACCGCTCGCGCGATGTTATCATCTCGGGTGGAAGCAACATATATCCCCGCGAAGTCGAAGAGGTGCTGCTCCGGCATCCGTCCGTTTCGGAGGTGTCCGTCATCGGCGTTCCTGACGCCGAATGGGGTGAAATCGTGGTGGCCTACATCGTCCCGGTCGCCGGTCGAATCGTCGAACAGGCTTCGCTGGACACGCACTGCCTCGCATCTCTGGCCCGGTTCAAGCGGCCCAAACGCTACATAGCCCTGTCCGAACTTCCGAAGAATGCTTACGGCAAAGTGCTGAAGACGACCTTGCGGGCGCGAAAGTAG
- a CDS encoding acetyl-CoA acetyltransferase: MTSHIVGWGHTPFGRLKDQSVEDLLVSSAREAIAHAEIDPSEIDAIWIGHFNSGLTTDAFVSSLALQVDDRLRFKPAVRVENACASGSAAIYAARDAIASGRVRTALVIGVEKMTDQDTPAVTRALSGASYQREESHLSFPSVFSTFARSYFDAYGDHALALARIASKNHANAMANPLAHMHKPLSVEDCNTVGERNPMIAAPLRMSDCSLISDGAAALVLASADMSAHFPRAVGFRAAEQVNDFLPMSRRDLLRFEGPARAFARAWDAAGIGVQDLDFAEVHDCFTIAELMIYEAMGLAPAGQGHRLLEEGTVLAGGDLPVNLSGGLKAKGHPVGATGVSMHVMAARQLMGEAGDMQRQGAELGCVFNMGGSGVANYCSILEAVR; this comes from the coding sequence ATTACATCGCACATCGTTGGCTGGGGACACACCCCGTTTGGCCGCCTGAAGGATCAGTCCGTGGAAGATCTGCTCGTATCCAGCGCGCGCGAGGCGATTGCGCATGCCGAAATTGACCCGTCCGAGATCGACGCCATCTGGATAGGTCACTTCAATTCCGGCTTGACCACCGACGCCTTCGTGTCCTCGCTGGCGCTTCAGGTAGATGACCGGCTGAGGTTCAAACCCGCTGTACGAGTGGAAAACGCCTGTGCCTCGGGGTCTGCCGCGATCTATGCCGCGCGCGACGCCATCGCGTCGGGCCGTGTCCGGACCGCGCTCGTCATTGGTGTCGAGAAGATGACGGATCAGGATACACCAGCCGTCACCAGGGCGCTGTCGGGAGCATCCTACCAGCGCGAAGAGTCGCATCTGAGCTTTCCAAGCGTATTTTCGACCTTTGCCCGGTCCTATTTCGACGCTTACGGCGATCACGCGCTCGCACTCGCCCGTATCGCGTCCAAAAACCACGCCAACGCGATGGCCAATCCGCTCGCACATATGCACAAGCCGCTGAGCGTGGAGGACTGCAATACAGTGGGGGAACGCAACCCGATGATTGCGGCGCCCCTCCGCATGTCGGACTGCTCGTTGATCAGTGATGGCGCGGCCGCGCTCGTGCTTGCGTCGGCGGACATGTCCGCGCATTTTCCTCGTGCCGTAGGTTTCCGGGCGGCCGAACAGGTCAACGACTTCCTGCCGATGTCGCGTCGCGACCTCTTGCGCTTCGAAGGACCGGCCCGGGCTTTTGCCCGCGCATGGGACGCGGCCGGGATTGGCGTGCAGGATCTGGACTTTGCCGAAGTGCACGACTGCTTTACGATTGCCGAATTGATGATCTACGAAGCCATGGGCCTCGCCCCGGCCGGTCAGGGGCATCGCCTGCTGGAAGAGGGAACGGTGCTGGCGGGCGGCGACTTGCCTGTAAACCTTTCCGGCGGACTCAAGGCCAAGGGCCATCCGGTCGGCGCAACAGGCGTGTCCATGCACGTAATGGCGGCGCGCCAGCTCATGGGCGAAGCCGGCGACATGCAGCGGCAGGGGGCGGAACTCGGCTGCGTGTTCAACATGGGCGGATCGGGCGTGGCCAATTACTGCTCGATCCTCGAAGCGGTACGGTGA